One stretch of Cygnus olor isolate bCygOlo1 chromosome 1, bCygOlo1.pri.v2, whole genome shotgun sequence DNA includes these proteins:
- the DYNLT3 gene encoding dynein light chain Tctex-type 3 isoform X1 gives MEDFHPHNDEMIFNADEAHNIVKECIESVLGKADYNHNKVNQWTAAIVEQSLTHLVKLGKTYKYIVTCAVMQRSGAGLHTASSCFWDTTTDGTCTVRWENRTMNCIVNVFAVAIIL, from the exons ATGGAGGACTTTCACCCCCACAACGACGAG atgATCTTCAACGCTGATGAGGCCCACAACATAGTTAAGGAG TGCATAGAAAGTGTCTTAGGCAAGGCAGATTATAATCACAACAAAGTCAACCAGTGGACTGCAGCTATAGTAGAACAGTCGCTGACACATTTGGTAAAGCTTGGGAAAACATACAAGTACATCG taaccTGTGCAGTGATGCAGAGGAGTGGAGCTGGTCTACACACAGCAAGCTCATGCTTCTGGGATACCACAACTGATG GAACTTGCACAGTGAGATGGGAAAACCGAACAATGAACTGCATTGTGAATGTGTTTGCTGTTGCTATTATCCTGTAG
- the DYNLT3 gene encoding dynein light chain Tctex-type 3 isoform X3, whose translation MIFNADEAHNIVKECIESVLGKADYNHNKVNQWTAAIVEQSLTHLVKLGKTYKYIVTCAVMQRSGAGLHTASSCFWDTTTDGTCTVRWENRTMNCIVNVFAVAIIL comes from the exons atgATCTTCAACGCTGATGAGGCCCACAACATAGTTAAGGAG TGCATAGAAAGTGTCTTAGGCAAGGCAGATTATAATCACAACAAAGTCAACCAGTGGACTGCAGCTATAGTAGAACAGTCGCTGACACATTTGGTAAAGCTTGGGAAAACATACAAGTACATCG taaccTGTGCAGTGATGCAGAGGAGTGGAGCTGGTCTACACACAGCAAGCTCATGCTTCTGGGATACCACAACTGATG GAACTTGCACAGTGAGATGGGAAAACCGAACAATGAACTGCATTGTGAATGTGTTTGCTGTTGCTATTATCCTGTAG
- the LOC121057084 gene encoding cytochrome b-245 heavy chain — MGNWVENEGLSIFVVLVWLGLNVFLFWWFYLAYDLPPKFFYTRELLGHALALARAPAACLNFNCMLILLPVCRNLLSFLRGSSACCSTRVRRQLDRNLTFHKMVAWMIALHTAIHTIAHLFNVEWSVQARVEEKETLTTALSKLGDNPGESYVNFFRQTIPNPMGGLYVAFTYLAGLTGVIITLALILIITSSTKTIRRSYFEVFWYTHHLFVIFFIGLVIHGAGRIVRGQTAESLAEHNPEICYKNFSDWGKKGACPIPQFSGNPPMTWKWVVGPMFLYLCERLVRFWRSQQKVVITKVVIHPFKTIELQMMKKGFKMEVGQYIFVKCPAVSKLEWHPFTLTSAPEEDYFSIHVRIVGDWTEGLFNACGCDKQEFQEAWKLPKIAVDGPFGTASEDVFSYETVMLVGAGIGVTPFASVLKSVWYKYCHDATNLKLKKIYFYWLCRDTHAFEWFADLLQSLETQMQERNNAEFLSYNIYLTGWDESQATHFVVHHEEEKDVITGLKQKTLYGRPNWENEFKTIARQHPGSRIGVFLCGPEGLADTLNKQSISNSEADPRGVHFIFNKENF; from the exons ATGGGTAACTGGGTGGAGAATGAAGGACTGTCCATCTTTGTTGTT cttgTGTGGCTGGGGTTAAATGTCTTCCTCTTTTGGTGGTTCTATCTTGCGTATGATCTCCCACCAAAATTCTTCTACACCAGAGAACTCCTTGGC CATGCCTTGGCTCTGGCAAGGGCTCCTGCAGCTTGTCTGAATTTCAACTGCATGCTGATTCTGCTGCCAGTATGTCGAAACTTGCTCTCCTTCCTCAGAGGATCAAGTGCG TGTTGCTCTACCCGTGTCAGACGACAGCTGGACAGGAACCTCACCTTTCACAAAATGGTGGCATGGATGATCGCCCTTCATACTG CAATTCACACCATTGCACACTTATTCAATGTAGAGTGGAGTGTGCAAGCACGTgttgaagagaaagaaactcTGACAACTGCGCTCTCGAAACTTGGTGATAATCCAGGAGAAAGCTATGTCAATTTTTTTAGGCAAACTATTCCG aatcCCATGGGGGGCTTATATGTGGCTTTCACATACTTGGCTGGTCTCACTGGTGTTATCATCACTCTGGCCCTCATACTAATCATCACGTCGTCCACCAAAACCATCAGAAGGTcgtattttgaagtattttggtACACACATCATCTGTTTGTCATCTTCTTTATTGGCCTTGTCATCCATGGTGCTGG gCGTATTGTACGTGGACAGACTGCTGAGAGTCTGGCTGAACATAATCCAGAGATTTGCTATAAGAACTTCAGtgactgggggaaaaaaggagctTGCCCAATCCCCCAGTTTTCAGGGAATCCTCCTATG ACATGGAAGTGGGTAGTAGGTCCCATGTTTTTGTACCTCTGTGAGAGGTTGGTGCGGTTTTGGAGGTCACAGCAGAAGGTTGTTATCACAAAG GTGGTGATTCATCCTTTCAAGAcgattgagctccagatgatGAAGAAGGGTTTCAAGATGGAGGTCGGACAATACATTTTTGTCAAATGTCCAGCAGTGTCTAAACTGGAATGGCATCCATTCACTCTAACCTCTGCCCCAGAAGAGGATTACTTCAGTATTCATGTCCGTATTGTGGGGGACTGGACAGAGGGCTTGTTCAATGCCTGCGGATGTGACAAGCAAGAATTCCAGGAGGCCTGGAAGTTGCCCAA GATAGCTGTGGACGGCCCCTTTGGAACCGCCAGTGAGGACGTATTCAGTTATGAAACTGTTATGCTTGTTGGAGCTGGGATAGGGGTCACACCATTTGCATCTGTGCTCAAGTCTGTCTGGTACAAATACTGCCACGATGCGACCAACCTAAAACTTAAGAAG ATCTATTTTTActggctgtgcagggacacTCATGCCTTTGAATGGTTTGCTGACCTCTTGCAGTCTCTGGAGACTCAAATGCAGGAGAGAAATAACGCGGAGTTTCTCAGCTATAACATCTACCTTACAGGCTGGGATGAATCTCAG GCCACTCATTTTGTAGTGCAtcatgaagaagagaaggatgtGATTACAGGCCTTAAACAGAAAACCTTGTATGGAAGACCTAACTGGGAAAACGAGTTCAAAACCATTGCAAGGCAGCATCCAGG TTCCAGAATAGGTGTTTTTCTATGTGGACCTGAGGGCCTAGCTGACACGCTCAACAAGCAGAGCATCAGTAACTCGGAAGCTGACCCACGAGGAGTACACTTCATCTTTAACAAGGAAAATTTCTAA
- the DYNLT3 gene encoding dynein light chain Tctex-type 3 isoform X2, whose product MEDFHPHNDEIFNADEAHNIVKECIESVLGKADYNHNKVNQWTAAIVEQSLTHLVKLGKTYKYIVTCAVMQRSGAGLHTASSCFWDTTTDGTCTVRWENRTMNCIVNVFAVAIIL is encoded by the exons ATGGAGGACTTTCACCCCCACAACGACGAG ATCTTCAACGCTGATGAGGCCCACAACATAGTTAAGGAG TGCATAGAAAGTGTCTTAGGCAAGGCAGATTATAATCACAACAAAGTCAACCAGTGGACTGCAGCTATAGTAGAACAGTCGCTGACACATTTGGTAAAGCTTGGGAAAACATACAAGTACATCG taaccTGTGCAGTGATGCAGAGGAGTGGAGCTGGTCTACACACAGCAAGCTCATGCTTCTGGGATACCACAACTGATG GAACTTGCACAGTGAGATGGGAAAACCGAACAATGAACTGCATTGTGAATGTGTTTGCTGTTGCTATTATCCTGTAG